Proteins found in one Candidatus Sericytochromatia bacterium genomic segment:
- a CDS encoding radical SAM protein: protein MYALESLDAAALRTAVATGAPHVPLRVKIKLIWACNLKCPFCSQWRALGQPPPRPGRLDEARLTALLDDLVALGCRRIHFSGGEPLLKPDLARWVSEVVQRGMVCSLTSNGTLWTPEKAEALIAAGLSTVTFSLDSHLQTVHDRMRGQPLWQATIQGIRTARRTARALGRPLKIRTNTVVARLNYRALADLPDFLHDLGVRRMSLLPVDDQRTHGTPPLRLEIPEITEWNREVAPRLAERALRHGLMREEAQAYPFGREEAAIALAASGEHARGFYQDHRCFAPWLHAVVAADGKVYGCCQMKGEGRVLGDLTEDSFRAIWTGETYTGFRRALAQARPPVCRRCDDFLPENAEIEARLAAAQAPAT, encoded by the coding sequence ATGTACGCCCTGGAAAGTCTGGACGCCGCCGCCCTGCGCACCGCCGTGGCGACGGGCGCCCCCCACGTCCCCCTGCGCGTGAAGATCAAGCTGATCTGGGCTTGCAACCTGAAATGCCCGTTCTGCAGCCAGTGGCGCGCCCTGGGGCAACCACCTCCGCGGCCCGGCCGCCTCGACGAGGCCCGGCTGACGGCCCTGCTCGACGACCTGGTGGCACTGGGCTGTCGGCGGATCCATTTTTCGGGCGGAGAACCCCTGCTCAAACCGGACCTGGCGCGCTGGGTGAGCGAGGTGGTGCAGCGCGGCATGGTCTGCTCGCTGACCAGCAACGGCACGCTCTGGACCCCTGAGAAGGCCGAAGCCCTGATCGCAGCCGGGCTGTCGACCGTGACCTTCTCGCTCGACTCGCACCTGCAGACGGTTCACGACCGCATGCGCGGCCAGCCGCTCTGGCAGGCGACCATCCAGGGCATCCGCACGGCGCGGCGAACGGCCCGGGCGCTGGGGCGGCCGCTGAAGATTCGCACCAACACGGTGGTGGCCCGGCTGAATTACCGGGCCCTGGCCGACCTGCCAGACTTCCTGCATGACCTGGGCGTGCGGCGCATGAGCCTGCTGCCCGTCGATGATCAGCGCACCCACGGCACGCCCCCGCTGCGCCTGGAAATCCCCGAGATTACCGAGTGGAACCGGGAGGTGGCCCCGCGCCTGGCGGAACGCGCCCTGCGGCACGGTCTGATGCGCGAGGAGGCGCAGGCCTACCCGTTCGGCCGGGAGGAGGCGGCGATCGCCCTGGCGGCTTCCGGGGAGCACGCCCGCGGCTTTTACCAGGACCACCGCTGCTTCGCCCCCTGGCTGCACGCGGTGGTGGCCGCTGACGGCAAGGTTTACGGCTGCTGCCAGATGAAAGGCGAGGGTCGCGTGCTCGGCGACCTGACGGAAGACAGCTTCCGCGCGATCTGGACCGGCGAAACCTACACCGGCTTCCGGCGGGCCCTGGCGCAGGCGCGCCCGCCCGTCTGCCGGCGCTGCGACGACTTCCTGCCGGAAAACGCCGAAATCGAGGCGCGCCTGGCAGCTGCTCAGGCGCCTGCCACCTGA